The Mucilaginibacter rubeus genomic interval ACAATGTCAGAGACGTACTATCTGCGAGCGTGGCTGCCCGTTTGGAGGATACTTTAGTGCCAATGCTACTACAATTCCATGGGCGTTAAAATCAGGCCACGCTACGTTAAGGCCTTTCTCGGTGGTTGAATCCATTATTTATGACGACAAGCTTGGCAAAGCGACCGGCGTAAGGGTTATTGATACCAATACCAAAGAAGCTATAGAATACTATGCCAAAGTAATTTTTGTTAATGCCGCGGCGTTAAACACCAACTTGATATTGTTAAACTCCAAATCGCATCGTTTTCCTAATGGTTTGGGTAATGATAGCGGTGTGTTAGGTAAATATGTAGCGTTTCATAATTATTCGGCCCATATTGGTGCCGAGTATGATGGTGCTAAGGAATGGACAACCGATGGCCGTAACCCGGCAGGTGGTGGCTATATTCCACGTTTCAGAAACGTATACAAACAGGAAACCGACTTTTTACGCGGCTACGCATCGGGCTTCAGCGCATATAGGTATCCGGAACGCAGTTGGGATGGGGTAGGCAGCAGCCTGAAAGATAACCTGGCTAACAAAGAGCTTGGTCCATGGCATGTAGGCTCGCACATGATGGGTGAAACCATTCCGAAGGAAAGCAACTTTGTAAGCCTTGACGATAAGCAGAAAGATACCTGGGGCGTACCATTGCTTAAAATGAACATCGATTATGACGATAACGATGAAAAGATGAAGAAGGATTATGTGGAGCAGTTAACTGAGATGTTCACCAGCGCCGGCTTTACCAATATTAAAGCCAGTACAGATAGGCGGGCTCCCGGTTTGGACATCCACGAAATGGGTGGCGCACGTATGGGCAACGATCCTAAAACATCGATATTAAACAAGTGGAACCAGGTGCATAGCGTTAAAAATGTATTTGTTACCGATGGCGCCAGCATGACCTCAACCTCATGCCAAAACCCATCATTAACTTATATGGCTTTCACCGCACGTGCCGCTGATTATGCCATGAGCGAGATGAAGAAAGGGAATATTTAGTTGCAGTTTTTAGCTGCAGTAGCAGTTATTCAACAGTAGGAATTGCAAAAGTTGCAGTTTTGAGTGGCTGTAGCAGTTGTTAAGTAGTTGCTGAAAAAGTAGCTGCTGTATAAGGGAAAAGCTAACTGCAACTGCCATTGCTACTGCCACTAATTGCCATTGTAACTAAGACCTATGTGTAAAAAAAACACAATGTAATTTTGGAAAATGAATTTTATTCATACATTTAACGAGATAACCAAGTACTAAACAAATTAAACTAATCATATTATTCGTATGTCTGCAAACACTTATGACGCAATAGTCATTGGCTCAGGAATTTCAGGCGGGTGGGCTGCCAAAGAACTTACACAAAAGGGTTTGAAAACCATCATGCTTGAGCGTGGTCGTAATATCGAACACATTAAAGATTATGTGAACGCGACCAAAGATCCTTGGGAATTTCCGCACAGAGGCGGTCGTACCCAAAAAATGATTGAGGATTACCCGGTTCTGAAGCGCGACTATCCGTTAAACGAGACCAACCTTGACTATTGGGCAAGTGATAAAGACAGCCCTTACACCGAAATTAAAAGGTTTGACTGGTTCCGTGGTTACCACGTGGGCGGTCGTTCATTGATGTGGGGACGTCAGTCATACCGCTGGGCGGATGTTGATTTTGAAGCCAACCTGAAAGATGGCATCGCTGTTGACTGGCCTATCCGTTATAAAGATATTGCTCCATGGTATAGCTATGCCGAGCAATTTGCCGGTATTTCTGGTAATAAAGATGGTTTACCAATCCTTCCTGATGGCGATTTTATGCCACCAATGGAAATGAATGTTGTTGAAAAAGACGTTTCAAAACGCCTTAAAGAATTCTATAAAGAAGCACGCCACATGATTATTGGCCGTACCGCCAATATCACCGTGCCGCATAACAACCGTACCAACTGCCAGTACCGTAATAAATGCTGGTTAGGTTGTCCTTTTGGTGCTTATTTTAGCACGCAGTCGGCTACTTTACCTGCGGCTATGGCTACCGGTAATTTAACTGTGCGCCCGTGGTCTATCGTTACCAAAATTTTGTACGATAAAGACACCAAAAAAGCAAAAGGCGTAGAAGTACTGGATGCTGAAACCAACAAAACTTATGAGTACTTCGCTAAGATCGTATTCGTAAACGCTTCAACAATCAACTCTGCATGGATCCTGATGAATTCGGCTACTGATGTTTGGGAAGGCGGCTTAGGCAGCAGCAGCGGCGAGCTTGGCCATAACCTGATGGACCACCACCTTAATGTTAGTGCTTATGGCAGGATTGAAGGCTATGAGGATAAGTATTATTTCGGTCGCCGTGCAAATGGTTTCTATATCCCGCGCTATCGTAACCTTAACGGCGAAAAACGTGATTATATCCGGGGTTTCGGTTACCAGGGTTCGGCAAGCCGCGAAGGCTGGAGCCGTGATATTGCCGAACTGAACATCGGTGGTGCATTTAAAGATGCATTAACCGAACCGGGTTCATGGCATATAGGTATGGGCGCTTTCGGCGAAACATTGCCTTACCATGATAACAAGGTTACTATCGACAAAACCAAAAAAGATAAATGGGGCTTACCTGTTGTTGCCATTGATGCCGAATTAAAAGCAAACGAGCTGAAAATGCGTATCGATATGGAAAAAGACGGCAAAGAAATGCTGGAAGCCATCGGTGCTAAAGAAGTGCAAACTTCCAGCACTAATCCGTTCCTTGGCCGTGGCATTCACGAAATGGGTACCGCACGTATGGGCCGCGATCCAAAAACTTCAGTGTTGAACCAATGGAACCAGGTATGGGATGCTAAAAACGTATTTGTTACTGATGGTTCATGTATGACGTCGGCAGCGTGCCAGAACCCGTCACTTACTTACATGGCTTTAACTGCACGTGCCGCTAACTATGCGGTTGACGCGCTTAAAAAAGGGGAAATTTAATCACTATCACATAAAAACAACCTATAACAAAAACACCCATGACTGAAGAAAAGGACAAAACCCCTAATCCGTCGAGAAGGCAATTTCTTAAAAGCGGCGCCATAGCGGCAGCTGGCTTTATGATCGTTCCGCGCCATGTACTGGGCGGTAAAGGCTTCATTGCCCCGAGCGATAAATTGTTAATTGCCGGCGTTGGTGCAGGTGGTAAAGGCCAAAGCGATATCGCTAACTTTTACAAAAGCGGTAAAGCTGAAATCGCTTTCCTATGCGACGTGGACGACAGAAGATCGGCCAAATCACGCGGCGATTTCCCTAAAGCAAAGTATTATAAAGATTGGCGCGAGATGTTTGACAAAGAACACAAGCATTTTGATGCCGTATCGGTTTCAACACCAGACCATAACCATGCTATCATCACATACAATGCGATGCAGTTAAACAAGCACGTTTATGTTCAGAAACCGTTAACCCATGATATTTGGGAAGCCCGTATGTTAACCGAGGCTGCCAAAAAATACAAAGTGGTAACGCAAATGGGTAACCAGGGTTCATCAAATGATGGTACACGTTTACTTTCAGAATGGTATGATGCCGATCTGATTGGTGATGTACATACCGTTTATTGCTGGACAAACCGCCCTGTTTGGCCACAAGGTATAGCATGGCCTCCGCCACAGCCAAACATTCCTAAAGAATTGGATTGGGACCTGTGGTTGGGTACTGCACCTAAAAAAGATTATGTTGATAAACTGGTTCCATTTAACTGGCGCGGCTGGTGGGATTACGGAACCGGTGCCCTTGGCGATATGGGCTGTCACCTGGTTGAGGCTCCTTTCCGCGTGTTGGGTATCCAGTATGCAAAAGATGTTCAGGCCAGTGTTGGTAGCGTTTATGTAGATGAGTTTAAAGAAGGTCACTTCCCTGAAAGCTGCCCTCCTTCAAGCCACATTACATTAACTTTCCCTAAAACGGAAAAAACTAAAGGTGATGTTACCCTGCACTGGATGGACGGTGGTATTCAGCCAGAAAGACCTATCGAATTGTTAGCAAGCGAAAGGTTTGGCGGCGAAGAAGGCAACGGTACTTTATTCATTGGTACAAAAGGAAAAATGTATGCAAGTACTTATTCTGATGCGCCAACGTTGTTACCAAAATCGCTTACCAAAGATGCGAAAGCTCCGCAAAAATGGGCTCGTGTACCAGGCGGTGCCGAGGGTCACTATGCGCAGTGGGTTGAAGGCTGTATTGCCGGTTACGGTAAAACAGAATTAAGCTCATCGTTTGATAAGGCTGGTCCACTTACCGAGGCATTATTGATGGCAAACCTTGCTGTTCGCGGTCATGAATTACAAGGTGGCAGGGTAAAATTAGTTTGGGATAACCAGGCTATGAAAGTTACCAACTTCGATGCAGTTAACCAATACATTAAACGCGATTACCGCGAAGGTTTCGTGTTGAAAGCGTAATTTAGGAATACGTGATTAGTTGGGAAAAGAGTTACGAAGTTTTTAAAACTTCGTAACTCTGGTAAACACTATTCACTAATCCAACTAATCACTAATTCAGTAAATCAATAATTAAACATGAATAGAAGAGAAGCGATAGGCAGGGTAGGTTTGATCCTTGGCGGTACCATCATCGGCGCCGAGTTTTTCATCTCCGGATGTAAATCATCTTCGCCAAAAGTAAACGACCTTTTTACACAGGATGATGTGGCCCTGATGGATGAAATTGGCGAAACCATTTTGCCTGCAACCTCAACCCCAGGTGCTAAAGCGGCCGAAATTGGCAAGTTTATGACTGTTATGGTACAGGATTGCTATACTGCCGATGATCAGAAGATCTTTACCAAAGGTTTAAAAGACCTGAATGATGCAAGCGACAAAAAATTTGGTAAAAAGTTTTTGGAGGCTACTCCGGAGCAACGTACCGAGTTGTTAACCGCGCTTGACAAAGAACAAAAAGATTATACCAAAACTAAAAAACCCGAAGATCCTAACCATTACTTCAGGATGCTGAAAGAATTAACCCTGCTTGGTTTCTTCACTTCAAAACCGGGTGCTACACAGGCTTTACGTTATATTGCCGTTCCTGGTAAATATGATGGTAACCTGCCATACAAAAAAGGCGATAAAGCCTGGGCAACCTAAAAAATTGCAATATCAATTGATCATACCTTTGGTGATTATCCCAATGAAATTATTGTCAAAAACAGCATTATGATGTAATGCTGTTTTTGACGTATACAATCGATTGAGAAGCCTTTAATTCAAAACATCAACCCCAACAAAAACAAATGAAATTAAGATTAGGAATGATCGGCGGCGGACAAGGCGCCTTTATTGGTGCCGTGCATCGTATAGCCGCCCGTATTGATGGCGAATATGAACTGGTTTGCGGCGCTTTCAGCAGCAACGCCGAAAAATCACAGGCCAGCGGTCTTTTGCTCGGTTTACCGGCAAGCCGCTCATACAGCTCATACCAGGAACTAATTGAAAAAGAAAAACAACTGCCTGAGAACGAACGCGTGCAGGTGATCAGCATCGTAACGCCTAACCATGTGCATTTTGCCCCAACCAAAATGGCGCTTGAGAATGGATTTCACGTGGTGCTTGATAAACCCATGACCTTTTCGCTTGAAGAGGCTAAAGAATTGGAAAAAGTAGTAAAGGCATCAGGTAAACTGTTTTGCCTTACACATACTTACACCGGCTACCCTATGGTTAAGGAAGCTAAGCAACTGATAAAAGCAGGTGCTATAGGCGCTGTTAAAAAAGTTTACGTTGAGTATCCGCAGGGATGGTTAAGTACATTTTTAGAAGGAGAAGATAACAAACAAGCTTCATGGCGTACAGATCCGGGTAAAAGCGGTATTGCAGGTGCAATGGGCGATATAGGTACGCACGCCTTTAACCTGGCCGAGTACGTTACCGGTTTAGAGGTGACAAAGATTTGCGCCGATATTAACATTGTAGTCCCTGGTCGCAAGCTGGATGATGATGGTGCTGCCCTTTTGAAATTCAACAACGGCGCAAGCGGCGTGCTTACTGCTACGCAGATTGCTGCCGGCGAAGAAAATAACGTAAAGATCAGGGTGTATGGTGAAAAAGGTGGTTTAGAGTGGCACCAGAGCGATGCTAATTCATTAACCGTTATGTACACCGATAAGCCTGCCGAAACCTGGCGTACAGGTGGTGGCTATACCAGCTCATTCGCACAGCATAACACACGTACCCCTGCCGGTCACCCCGAAGGTTACCTGGAAGCATTTGCCAACCTATACCGCAATTTTGCTTTAACAGTAAAAGCGGGTTTGGAAGGTAAAGAAGCTACTCCTGAGGAATTGGATTTCCCGGGTATTGAAGAGGGCGTTCGTGGAATGGCCTTTATCGAAAATGTGATTGCATCGGGTAAATCGGACCTCAAATGGACTGATTTCACTATTTAATTCATCATCTATCTAAAACAAAAAATATGACTACTATAAAAGGACCTGCCATATTTATAGCACAGTTTATAGGCGACGCTGCTCCATTTAACAGCCTTGAATCTATCTGCCAGTGGGCGGCTGGTTTGGGCTACAAAGGTGTACAGTTGCCAACGCTTGATGCACGCTTTATCGACCTGCAAAAAGCTGCCGAAAGCAAAACCTATGCTGATGAAATTAAAGGCATAGTTAATGCTGCGGGTTTAGAAATAACCGAACTATCAACTCACCTGCAAGGTCAGCTGGTTGCGGTAAACCCGGTTTATGATACCTTATTTGATGGTTTTGCACCTGAACATCTGCGTGGCAACCCGGCCGAAAGGCAGAAATGGGCTGTTCAACAGTTGAAGTACGCTGCACAGGCCTCAAAGAATTTAGGCTTAAACGCTTCGGTTACCTTTAGCGGCGCGTTGCTTTGGCCTATGGTATACCCATGGCCTCAACGCCCTGCCGGTATTGTTGAAACGGCTTTTGAAGAACTGGCCAAACGCTGGACTCCGATACTGGATGTTTACGAAGAAAATGGCATCGACCTTTGCTACGAGATCCATCCGGGCGAAGACCTGCATGATGGTATCACTTATGAAATGTTCCTTGATCATGTAAAAGGCCACAAACGTGCCAACTTGCTGTATGATCCATCGCACTTTGTATTGCAATGCCTGGATTACCTGGAATATATCGATCTGTACCATGAACGTATTAAGATGTTCCATGTTAAGGATGCTGAGTTTAATCCAACCGGACGCCAGGGTGTTTACGGTGGCTACCAGAACTGGGTTGACCGTGCCGGTCGTTTCCGTTCATTGGGCGATGGACAGGTTGATTTTAAATCGATATTCAGCAAACTAACACAATATGATTTTAAAGGATGGGCCGTGCTTGAATGGGAATGCGCGCTTAAACATCCTGAAGACGGCGCAAGAGAAGGCGCTCAATTCATTAAAGATCATATTATCCGTGTTACCGAACGTGCTTTTGACGATTTCGCAGCATCAGGCTCTGACGACGCGTTCAACAGGAAAACGTTAGGGATATAACCACCCGTGTCATTGCGAGGGGGAACGACGAAGCAATCGCACGCTATACAGGGCCACTCTGTATAGCATGCGATTGCCGCGCTACGCTCGCAATGACATAATTTATTTTTTAAGAAACCGCTTCGTGAAGATGGGATTCACAAGGCAGGATTCATGCCGGTGCAAACCGGCTAAGTGCATTTTGATACAGCCAATTAACCAATTATTATCATAACCTAAATAATTTAAAATGCAAACTATTAACCGTACACAGCTATTCAGGGCAAGCTGCCTGTCGTTACTGGTAACTTCATTGTCATTCGGTATCCGTGCCGGGATCCTGAACGATCAGGGTGTAAGATTTCACCTGAATGCTTCACAGTTAAGCACTATCGCGGCAACCGCATTCTGGGGCTTTCCGCTTGCTATCATTGTCGGAGGTTTTATTGTAGATATCATCGGCATGAAAAAACTGCTGGTGTCTGCTTTTATCTTCCACCTGGTGGGGATCCTGCTTACCATTTTCGCCAATGGCTACTGGACGCTGTTCCTATCAACCTTAATGATAGGGATAGCCAACGGTACGGTTGAGGCTTCCTGCAACCCGCTCGTAGCGTCGTTATTTACAGATAACAAAACAACCAAACTCAATCACTTTCACCTTTGGTTTCCGGCGGGCATCGTTATTGGTACTTTAATAGTATTCGGTCTGGATACCGCTTTGGCACATGGCGTATCGCCAAAACCATACTGG includes:
- a CDS encoding gluconate 2-dehydrogenase subunit 3 family protein: MNRREAIGRVGLILGGTIIGAEFFISGCKSSSPKVNDLFTQDDVALMDEIGETILPATSTPGAKAAEIGKFMTVMVQDCYTADDQKIFTKGLKDLNDASDKKFGKKFLEATPEQRTELLTALDKEQKDYTKTKKPEDPNHYFRMLKELTLLGFFTSKPGATQALRYIAVPGKYDGNLPYKKGDKAWAT
- a CDS encoding Gfo/Idh/MocA family protein translates to MTEEKDKTPNPSRRQFLKSGAIAAAGFMIVPRHVLGGKGFIAPSDKLLIAGVGAGGKGQSDIANFYKSGKAEIAFLCDVDDRRSAKSRGDFPKAKYYKDWREMFDKEHKHFDAVSVSTPDHNHAIITYNAMQLNKHVYVQKPLTHDIWEARMLTEAAKKYKVVTQMGNQGSSNDGTRLLSEWYDADLIGDVHTVYCWTNRPVWPQGIAWPPPQPNIPKELDWDLWLGTAPKKDYVDKLVPFNWRGWWDYGTGALGDMGCHLVEAPFRVLGIQYAKDVQASVGSVYVDEFKEGHFPESCPPSSHITLTFPKTEKTKGDVTLHWMDGGIQPERPIELLASERFGGEEGNGTLFIGTKGKMYASTYSDAPTLLPKSLTKDAKAPQKWARVPGGAEGHYAQWVEGCIAGYGKTELSSSFDKAGPLTEALLMANLAVRGHELQGGRVKLVWDNQAMKVTNFDAVNQYIKRDYREGFVLKA
- a CDS encoding sugar phosphate isomerase/epimerase family protein yields the protein MTTIKGPAIFIAQFIGDAAPFNSLESICQWAAGLGYKGVQLPTLDARFIDLQKAAESKTYADEIKGIVNAAGLEITELSTHLQGQLVAVNPVYDTLFDGFAPEHLRGNPAERQKWAVQQLKYAAQASKNLGLNASVTFSGALLWPMVYPWPQRPAGIVETAFEELAKRWTPILDVYEENGIDLCYEIHPGEDLHDGITYEMFLDHVKGHKRANLLYDPSHFVLQCLDYLEYIDLYHERIKMFHVKDAEFNPTGRQGVYGGYQNWVDRAGRFRSLGDGQVDFKSIFSKLTQYDFKGWAVLEWECALKHPEDGAREGAQFIKDHIIRVTERAFDDFAASGSDDAFNRKTLGI
- a CDS encoding Gfo/Idh/MocA family protein, with translation MKLRLGMIGGGQGAFIGAVHRIAARIDGEYELVCGAFSSNAEKSQASGLLLGLPASRSYSSYQELIEKEKQLPENERVQVISIVTPNHVHFAPTKMALENGFHVVLDKPMTFSLEEAKELEKVVKASGKLFCLTHTYTGYPMVKEAKQLIKAGAIGAVKKVYVEYPQGWLSTFLEGEDNKQASWRTDPGKSGIAGAMGDIGTHAFNLAEYVTGLEVTKICADINIVVPGRKLDDDGAALLKFNNGASGVLTATQIAAGEENNVKIRVYGEKGGLEWHQSDANSLTVMYTDKPAETWRTGGGYTSSFAQHNTRTPAGHPEGYLEAFANLYRNFALTVKAGLEGKEATPEELDFPGIEEGVRGMAFIENVIASGKSDLKWTDFTI
- a CDS encoding GMC oxidoreductase, yielding MANLNIDSVKERTFDAIVIGSGMSGGWAAKEFTDKGLKTLILERGRDVKHIKDYPTTNMYPWEFEHRGELPMSVQEANPIVNRCYAFGESAAHFFVKDAEHPYIQDKPFDWIRGYQVGGKSLLWARQTQRWSDFDFEGPARDGFAVDWPIRYKDIAPWYSYVEKFAGISGNRDGIAELPDGEFLPAFPLNTVEEYFRDHVKSKYKNRYVISARCAHLSTPKQIHLDQGRVQCQRRTICERGCPFGGYFSANATTIPWALKSGHATLRPFSVVESIIYDDKLGKATGVRVIDTNTKEAIEYYAKVIFVNAAALNTNLILLNSKSHRFPNGLGNDSGVLGKYVAFHNYSAHIGAEYDGAKEWTTDGRNPAGGGYIPRFRNVYKQETDFLRGYASGFSAYRYPERSWDGVGSSLKDNLANKELGPWHVGSHMMGETIPKESNFVSLDDKQKDTWGVPLLKMNIDYDDNDEKMKKDYVEQLTEMFTSAGFTNIKASTDRRAPGLDIHEMGGARMGNDPKTSILNKWNQVHSVKNVFVTDGASMTSTSCQNPSLTYMAFTARAADYAMSEMKKGNI
- a CDS encoding GMC oxidoreductase; the protein is MSANTYDAIVIGSGISGGWAAKELTQKGLKTIMLERGRNIEHIKDYVNATKDPWEFPHRGGRTQKMIEDYPVLKRDYPLNETNLDYWASDKDSPYTEIKRFDWFRGYHVGGRSLMWGRQSYRWADVDFEANLKDGIAVDWPIRYKDIAPWYSYAEQFAGISGNKDGLPILPDGDFMPPMEMNVVEKDVSKRLKEFYKEARHMIIGRTANITVPHNNRTNCQYRNKCWLGCPFGAYFSTQSATLPAAMATGNLTVRPWSIVTKILYDKDTKKAKGVEVLDAETNKTYEYFAKIVFVNASTINSAWILMNSATDVWEGGLGSSSGELGHNLMDHHLNVSAYGRIEGYEDKYYFGRRANGFYIPRYRNLNGEKRDYIRGFGYQGSASREGWSRDIAELNIGGAFKDALTEPGSWHIGMGAFGETLPYHDNKVTIDKTKKDKWGLPVVAIDAELKANELKMRIDMEKDGKEMLEAIGAKEVQTSSTNPFLGRGIHEMGTARMGRDPKTSVLNQWNQVWDAKNVFVTDGSCMTSAACQNPSLTYMALTARAANYAVDALKKGEI